In one window of Cellulophaga sp. HaHa_2_95 DNA:
- a CDS encoding LemA family protein has translation MKPYLFIIIIALILLFFVRGIVSLYNRLVMLRANTDKNFANIDVLLKQRADEVPELVSIVKGYMRYEENLLTKVTELRTQYLSASDKEEKIKTSNALNKSLASIMVVSENYPELKANASFSALQSRVSELENHIADRRELYNESINLYNIGINEFPDLLIAKPFGFKNKELLQITQAEKKYDGVQF, from the coding sequence ATGAAACCCTATTTATTCATCATTATTATAGCTCTTATACTCCTGTTTTTTGTCAGAGGAATAGTTTCGCTTTACAACCGCTTGGTTATGTTAAGGGCTAATACCGATAAGAATTTTGCAAATATTGATGTGCTATTGAAACAACGCGCTGATGAAGTTCCGGAATTGGTGAGCATTGTAAAGGGGTATATGCGCTACGAAGAAAACCTGTTAACAAAGGTGACGGAATTGAGAACGCAGTATTTGAGTGCTAGTGATAAAGAAGAGAAAATAAAAACATCTAACGCTTTAAACAAAAGCTTAGCTTCCATTATGGTAGTTTCTGAAAATTACCCCGAGTTAAAAGCAAACGCTTCTTTTTCGGCACTGCAATCAAGAGTCTCGGAATTAGAAAACCATATAGCCGATCGTCGGGAACTCTATAATGAAAGCATCAATCTCTATAATATTGGCATTAATGAATTCCCTGATCTATTAATAGCAAAACCTTTTGGTTTTAAAAACAAAGAATTATTACAAATTACTCAAGCAGAAAAAAAGTATGATGGAGTTCAGTTTTGA